The proteins below are encoded in one region of Bremerella sp. P1:
- a CDS encoding ROK family protein gives MNVVGVEIGGTKLQVTLAAADSLEAVCSLRETIVPAKGAEGIRHQLEAMIRSLQSQHDVDAMGIGFGGPLDAKTGIITRSHQVEGWDQFPLAHWCRDQFGVPTVIRNDCDTAALAEATLGAGKGKQSSFYVTVGSGIGGGYVIDGKLMGTSRPAFAEIGHLRPGVLHSEAANTVEAESSGFGIMTEVRHILKSITSEDQGDDYWELMNCCDGNIEMLTTQNIAEAAARGNSIARAVLNDAVETLGWAIGQMITLMAPEVVIIGGGVSLMPEELFLKPLKENVATYVFPPLANSYEIVRAELGEAVVVQGALLLARQSLEK, from the coding sequence ATGAACGTCGTTGGCGTCGAAATTGGCGGAACCAAATTACAAGTGACCTTGGCCGCTGCGGATTCGCTGGAAGCGGTATGTTCGCTTCGTGAAACGATCGTACCGGCCAAGGGCGCCGAAGGGATTCGTCACCAGTTAGAAGCGATGATCCGTTCGCTTCAATCTCAGCATGACGTCGACGCGATGGGTATCGGGTTTGGCGGCCCCTTGGACGCGAAGACCGGGATCATCACCAGAAGCCACCAGGTCGAAGGTTGGGATCAATTCCCGCTGGCTCACTGGTGCCGTGATCAGTTTGGTGTTCCGACCGTAATCCGCAATGATTGTGATACGGCAGCACTCGCCGAGGCGACCCTCGGTGCAGGCAAGGGGAAGCAAAGCTCGTTCTACGTGACCGTGGGGAGTGGAATCGGTGGCGGGTATGTCATCGATGGAAAGCTCATGGGGACCAGCAGGCCGGCGTTTGCTGAGATTGGTCACCTGCGTCCCGGCGTGCTGCACTCGGAAGCGGCGAACACAGTCGAAGCGGAATCGTCCGGCTTTGGCATCATGACGGAAGTTCGTCACATTCTGAAAAGCATCACTTCAGAGGATCAAGGGGACGACTACTGGGAACTAATGAACTGCTGCGATGGCAATATCGAGATGCTTACCACGCAAAACATTGCCGAGGCCGCGGCTCGGGGAAACAGCATTGCCCGTGCGGTCTTGAACGATGCGGTCGAAACGCTGGGTTGGGCCATCGGTCAGATGATTACCCTGATGGCACCAGAGGTTGTCATCATCGGCGGCGGCGTATCCCTGATGCCAGAAGAACTTTTCCTGAAGCCGCTGAAAGAAAACGTCGCGACGTATGTCTTTCCGCCCCTGGCCAATAGCTACGAAATCGTCCGGGCCGAATTGGGGGAGGCCGTCGTTGTGCAAGGGGCGCTTCTGCTGGCCAGGCAGTCATTAGAAAAGTAG
- a CDS encoding methyl-accepting chemotaxis protein: MRAVDAETTTNEVSALETAIDRSMLVIEFNLDETVRTANDRFLSTFGFTREELAGKHHRELVDPHEAASDAYRAFWTKLNAGEYVAGRFLRFNKSGQPVLLEARYNPIFDKNGKPSKVVKIAIDITSRLEEQQEQTRLKNMIENLPLNIMFADRDLIIRYVNPASRETFKKIAHLLPVPIEEVIGSPLGIFHANPQHQEQILNDPANLPMKAQFHLGSEVIQLNVSAIYDNAGNYTGPMACWSIETERHEIRGQVNNLANVGNSVAGSVNEMAAAMDEISSRIVRNAELAEDTNHQVSDAGSWIHQLSESSQEIGGIVNTIQDLAEQTNLLALNATIESARAGEAGRGFAVVANEVKSLANSTSEATKNIGERIRIIRDNIQRVVDTNKNITTSVAEVNQNSNAVAAAVEEQSAIVQGMKQTSDHLVELADELKKL, translated from the coding sequence TTGCGCGCCGTTGATGCGGAAACGACCACCAACGAAGTCTCAGCACTTGAGACAGCGATTGACCGTTCGATGCTGGTCATCGAATTCAACTTGGATGAAACCGTTCGCACGGCCAATGACCGATTCTTAAGCACGTTCGGTTTCACGCGTGAAGAACTAGCAGGCAAGCATCACCGGGAGCTGGTCGATCCCCACGAAGCAGCAAGCGACGCCTACCGTGCTTTCTGGACCAAGCTAAACGCAGGGGAATACGTAGCTGGCCGGTTCCTCCGGTTCAACAAGAGCGGCCAACCCGTTTTGCTGGAAGCTAGGTACAACCCCATCTTTGACAAAAACGGCAAGCCATCGAAGGTCGTCAAAATCGCCATCGACATCACGAGCCGCCTAGAGGAGCAGCAAGAGCAAACTCGCCTGAAGAACATGATCGAGAACCTTCCGCTGAACATCATGTTCGCGGATCGAGACCTGATCATTCGCTATGTGAACCCTGCTTCGCGCGAGACGTTCAAGAAGATTGCACACCTGCTCCCGGTTCCTATCGAGGAAGTTATTGGCTCGCCGCTGGGCATCTTCCACGCAAACCCACAGCACCAGGAACAAATCCTGAACGACCCGGCCAACCTGCCGATGAAGGCCCAGTTTCACCTCGGGTCGGAAGTCATCCAGCTGAACGTCAGTGCCATCTACGACAACGCTGGCAACTACACCGGCCCGATGGCATGCTGGAGCATTGAAACCGAGCGGCACGAGATTCGAGGCCAAGTCAACAACCTGGCAAACGTGGGTAACTCGGTTGCCGGTAGCGTGAACGAGATGGCGGCCGCCATGGATGAGATCAGCAGCCGCATCGTACGTAATGCCGAATTGGCGGAAGATACCAATCACCAGGTCTCCGACGCTGGCTCATGGATTCATCAGTTATCGGAAAGCAGCCAAGAGATTGGCGGTATCGTGAACACGATCCAGGACCTTGCCGAGCAGACCAATCTGCTGGCCCTTAACGCCACCATCGAATCGGCCAGAGCCGGAGAAGCCGGACGTGGATTCGCCGTGGTTGCCAACGAAGTAAAATCGCTGGCCAACAGCACATCGGAAGCGACGAAGAACATCGGCGAGCGAATCCGTATCATTCGCGATAATATTCAGCGCGTGGTTGATACCAATAAGAACATCACCACCAGCGTGGCCGAAGTTAATCAGAACAGCAATGCGGTCGCTGCCGCCGTCGAAGAGCAGAGCGCCATCGTGCAGGGCATGAAGCAGACTTCCGATCACCTGGTCGAACTGGCCGACGAACTCAAAAAGCTTTAA
- a CDS encoding sulfatase, with the protein MYRSLVPLLLSLLFITALQAADRPNVLFIAVDDLRPELGCYGKPHIHSPNIDRLASQGTVFERAYCMVPTCGASRAALMTSIRPAPKRFVTHLASAEKEVPNITTLNTHFKNAGYTTISNGKIFHHPSDNAKGWTEEPWRPKAPAYKLPESIAASKTTPKGRGPAYESANVKDDFYADGKLANKAVNDLQRLKEKNEPFFLAVGFFKPHLPFVAPKKYWDLYDPDTISLPETYHRPKNAPDAAIHNSGELRAYAGIPKKGPVSDETALNMIRGYYACVSYTDANIGKLLDELDRLELADNTIVVLWGDHGWNLGEHTLWCKHSCFETSMHAPLIVKVPGKYAGQKTAALTEFVDIYPSLCQLCGLETPQHCQGESFVPLLEDPTAAGKPFAIGRFGAGDTIRTDKFRYTEYSSKQQDVHAKMLYDHEADPQEDTNIVGRPKLTGAVEGLSQQLNANKGK; encoded by the coding sequence ATGTATCGTTCGCTTGTCCCCCTCCTGTTGTCACTCTTGTTTATCACGGCACTCCAGGCAGCTGACCGTCCCAACGTGCTGTTCATCGCGGTAGACGACCTTCGTCCCGAGTTGGGCTGTTACGGCAAGCCGCACATCCATTCGCCTAATATTGATCGCTTAGCGTCGCAGGGAACGGTCTTCGAACGTGCTTACTGCATGGTTCCAACTTGCGGAGCCTCGCGTGCTGCGCTGATGACGAGCATTCGGCCTGCCCCTAAACGATTCGTGACGCATCTCGCCTCGGCCGAGAAAGAAGTACCGAACATCACCACGCTGAATACTCACTTCAAGAATGCAGGCTACACGACGATCTCCAACGGAAAGATCTTTCATCACCCCAGCGACAATGCAAAAGGATGGACGGAAGAACCGTGGCGACCAAAGGCACCGGCATATAAATTGCCCGAGAGCATTGCTGCATCGAAGACAACTCCCAAGGGTCGCGGCCCTGCCTACGAATCGGCCAACGTGAAAGATGATTTCTATGCCGATGGAAAGCTGGCCAACAAGGCAGTCAACGACCTGCAAAGACTGAAGGAAAAGAACGAACCGTTCTTTCTGGCAGTCGGCTTCTTCAAACCTCACCTCCCATTTGTGGCTCCGAAGAAGTACTGGGATCTTTACGACCCGGATACGATCTCACTACCAGAAACTTATCACCGTCCGAAGAATGCTCCAGATGCCGCTATTCACAACTCTGGCGAACTCCGCGCATACGCTGGCATTCCGAAAAAGGGTCCCGTCAGTGACGAAACGGCGCTGAACATGATTCGCGGATACTACGCATGCGTCAGCTACACCGATGCTAACATCGGCAAGCTACTAGATGAACTCGATCGTCTGGAACTAGCAGACAACACGATCGTGGTCCTTTGGGGCGATCACGGCTGGAACCTGGGCGAGCACACTCTCTGGTGTAAGCATTCCTGTTTTGAAACGTCGATGCACGCTCCGTTGATCGTAAAGGTCCCAGGCAAGTACGCCGGACAGAAGACCGCTGCATTGACTGAATTCGTGGACATCTATCCTTCGTTGTGCCAGTTGTGCGGACTCGAAACTCCGCAGCATTGCCAAGGCGAAAGCTTCGTGCCGCTGTTGGAAGATCCGACCGCTGCCGGCAAACCATTTGCCATCGGCCGTTTCGGAGCTGGTGATACGATTCGCACCGACAAGTTTCGCTACACGGAATACTCATCGAAGCAACAAGACGTGCACGCCAAGATGCTGTACGACCATGAAGCAGATCCTCAAGAGGACACCAATATTGTTGGTCGTCCCAAGCTTACCGGTGCGGTCGAAGGGTTGTCTCAGCAACTCAATGCCAACAAAGGCAAATAG
- a CDS encoding sulfatase family protein, whose amino-acid sequence MKPACLVFSFLLLFAADAVAQGTLDKLPNVLMIVTDDMGYGDMSSQGAKGFSTPNLDKLAGQGTRFTSFYVAQPVCTASRAAFMSGCYPNRVSLQGALNHTSKNGIHPDEYLLPEMFKDLGYATAGMGKWHLGTVMEFWPTRNGFDEWFGTPYSNDNTKYHPVLAAEMPPYPLYEGETVVELDPDQSQFTKRITEKAVSFIERNKDRPFFLYLPQIMPHVPIFASEQFKGKTEHGLYGDVIEELDWSVGELMRTLDRLKLADNTIVIFFSDNGPWPSYGEHAGDAGPFREGKLTTFEGGVRVPCIMRWPGHIPADRVCDEPVMSIDLLPTLTKVAGGKMPTKKIDGLNIADVLFTQDGKTPHDAYFFFGGTGLQAVRSGKWKLHFPHPYITVAGEPGKGGKPSNWGKNPAQSITQSGIEGIASRHGGRVEHIELSLFDLDSDPGETKNLASQHPDVVERLSKLAEPVRKDLGDSLTGVEGTGVREAGWVK is encoded by the coding sequence ATGAAACCTGCCTGCCTAGTTTTCTCTTTTCTATTGCTCTTTGCCGCGGACGCTGTCGCCCAAGGCACCTTGGATAAGTTGCCCAACGTCCTCATGATCGTAACCGACGACATGGGATACGGTGACATGAGCAGCCAGGGAGCGAAAGGGTTTAGTACGCCGAACCTCGATAAGCTGGCGGGGCAGGGGACTCGATTTACAAGCTTCTATGTGGCCCAGCCTGTTTGTACAGCTAGTCGTGCGGCTTTCATGAGTGGCTGCTACCCGAATCGTGTGAGTCTGCAGGGGGCTCTCAACCACACCAGTAAGAATGGGATTCACCCTGACGAATACCTGCTTCCCGAGATGTTCAAAGACTTGGGCTATGCGACGGCCGGTATGGGGAAGTGGCACCTGGGGACGGTGATGGAGTTCTGGCCGACGCGAAACGGGTTCGACGAGTGGTTTGGCACTCCGTATTCCAACGACAACACCAAGTACCATCCCGTATTGGCCGCCGAGATGCCTCCGTATCCCTTGTACGAGGGTGAAACGGTCGTCGAACTTGATCCCGATCAAAGCCAGTTCACCAAGCGAATCACCGAAAAGGCGGTATCCTTCATCGAACGCAACAAGGATCGACCTTTCTTTTTGTACCTTCCGCAAATCATGCCGCACGTGCCGATCTTTGCCTCCGAGCAGTTTAAAGGGAAGACCGAACATGGCTTGTATGGCGACGTGATCGAAGAACTCGATTGGTCGGTCGGCGAACTAATGCGAACTCTCGATCGCTTGAAACTAGCGGACAATACAATTGTCATCTTCTTCAGCGACAACGGACCATGGCCCAGCTACGGCGAACACGCCGGCGACGCAGGCCCATTCCGCGAAGGCAAGCTAACCACCTTTGAAGGAGGCGTTCGTGTGCCATGCATCATGCGATGGCCAGGGCATATTCCTGCCGATCGCGTATGTGACGAGCCTGTCATGTCGATCGATTTGCTGCCCACTTTGACCAAAGTTGCCGGCGGCAAGATGCCCACAAAAAAGATCGACGGACTTAACATCGCGGATGTACTGTTCACCCAAGATGGCAAGACGCCGCACGATGCCTACTTCTTCTTCGGCGGCACCGGTCTTCAGGCCGTTCGCAGTGGGAAGTGGAAGCTGCATTTCCCCCATCCTTATATCACCGTGGCCGGTGAGCCTGGCAAAGGTGGGAAACCATCGAACTGGGGTAAGAACCCTGCCCAGTCGATCACTCAAAGTGGTATTGAGGGGATTGCCAGCCGACATGGTGGCCGTGTCGAACATATCGAACTGAGCCTGTTCGACCTGGATAGCGACCCCGGCGAAACCAAGAATCTGGCCAGCCAACATCCCGATGTGGTCGAACGCCTTTCGAAGCTGGCCGAGCCGGTGCGTAAGGATCTGGGTGACTCGCTGACTGGTGTCGAAGGGACCGGCGTGCGTGAGGCTGGCTGGGTGAAATAA
- a CDS encoding 3-keto-disaccharide hydrolase: protein MKRLFHRAAFLSLALAGALFVVSAHAAKPKPPEGFKALFNGKDLKGWHGLNPHQSAKLTGEQKEENHKKQRAEFADHWSVENGELVNDGHGPYATTDKDYGDIELLIDYKTVPKADSGIYLRGTPQVQIWDVTTPYNPKQPHIKRHLGSGSLWNNAVDAPGRDPLVLADRPFGEWNEVRIRQIEDVTWVWLNDKLVVDGAVMENYWDRSKPLPATGPIMLQTHGGEIRWRNIFIREIGPEEGKKILAEAKK from the coding sequence ATGAAACGTCTCTTTCACCGCGCTGCATTTTTGAGCCTGGCCTTGGCCGGAGCCCTGTTTGTTGTCTCAGCTCACGCTGCCAAACCCAAGCCGCCAGAAGGCTTCAAAGCCTTGTTCAATGGCAAAGATCTTAAGGGTTGGCATGGCTTGAACCCTCACCAGTCGGCTAAGCTGACCGGCGAACAGAAAGAAGAGAACCACAAGAAGCAGCGTGCTGAATTCGCGGATCACTGGTCGGTCGAAAATGGGGAACTGGTCAACGATGGTCACGGCCCCTACGCCACCACCGACAAAGACTACGGCGACATCGAACTTCTGATCGACTACAAGACCGTGCCGAAGGCGGATAGCGGCATCTACCTGCGAGGCACGCCTCAGGTGCAAATCTGGGACGTCACGACGCCTTACAATCCCAAGCAGCCCCACATTAAACGCCATCTAGGCTCGGGTAGCTTGTGGAACAACGCCGTCGATGCCCCGGGACGCGATCCATTGGTGCTGGCCGATCGCCCGTTTGGCGAGTGGAACGAAGTACGCATTCGTCAAATCGAAGACGTTACCTGGGTTTGGTTGAACGATAAGTTGGTCGTTGACGGCGCCGTGATGGAAAACTACTGGGATCGCAGCAAGCCACTGCCGGCCACTGGCCCAATCATGCTGCAAACGCATGGTGGCGAGATTCGTTGGCGAAACATCTTCATCCGCGAGATTGGTCCCGAAGAAGGGAAAAAGATCCTCGCTGAAGCGAAGAAGTAA
- the dapB gene encoding 4-hydroxy-tetrahydrodipicolinate reductase: MATRIAINGAAGRMGQRLVALGHADKDLDIVACFEYSGHAKFGQDAGVVAGIGELDVVLAEETSAEYEAIIDFSVPAGAHAAVERAVNAKAALVMATTGLEEEHQAKIREAANVIPVVWAPSMSTTVNLTMKLCEIAAEALKDIPGGADVEVLERHHRFKEDSPSGTALRFGELIANKMGITNHVHGREGRPGARPHDEIAYHAIRTGDNPGEHTIIFGLLGETIEMTVRASNRDCYATGALQAAKFAAGKKPGLYNMNDVLGL; this comes from the coding sequence ATGGCCACACGAATCGCCATCAACGGAGCCGCAGGTCGCATGGGGCAACGCCTGGTCGCCTTGGGGCATGCAGACAAGGACCTCGATATCGTGGCCTGCTTCGAGTACAGCGGCCATGCGAAGTTCGGCCAAGATGCCGGTGTTGTCGCCGGTATTGGCGAGCTCGATGTTGTCCTGGCAGAGGAAACATCGGCTGAGTACGAAGCGATCATCGACTTCTCGGTTCCGGCAGGTGCTCATGCCGCCGTCGAGCGAGCTGTCAACGCGAAGGCTGCGCTCGTGATGGCAACCACCGGATTGGAAGAAGAGCACCAAGCCAAGATTCGAGAAGCGGCTAATGTAATCCCGGTCGTCTGGGCACCCAGCATGAGCACGACGGTCAACCTGACCATGAAGCTGTGCGAAATCGCCGCGGAAGCCTTGAAAGATATCCCAGGCGGAGCCGATGTCGAAGTCCTCGAGCGTCATCATCGCTTCAAGGAAGACAGCCCCAGCGGTACGGCTCTGCGTTTCGGGGAACTGATCGCCAACAAGATGGGCATCACCAACCACGTTCATGGTCGCGAAGGTCGTCCTGGTGCCCGTCCGCATGATGAAATCGCCTACCACGCGATCCGCACCGGCGACAACCCAGGCGAACATACGATCATCTTCGGCCTGCTTGGTGAAACCATCGAAATGACCGTCCGAGCCAGCAACCGCGACTGCTACGCCACTGGTGCCCTGCAAGCTGCCAAATTTGCTGCCGGAAAGAAGCCAGGGCTGTACAACATGAATGACGTCTTGGGCCTGTAA
- a CDS encoding SIS domain-containing protein, with protein MLGASLDIAAYIDRFKAELDKLDQAQIKKWADLVYEAYENGKFVYIFGNGGSGCNASHMAEDFGKSSLREKDLGDESLRRLKVLSLTDNAGWIMAVGNDIGYDQIFLQQVMNYGQEGDVVLAISGSGNSDNVLKAVDWANRHGLKTLGLTGYGGGQLRDLAHHSFHVPLDDMGMVESIHLAIFHWVLNDVFARINDEGRYAK; from the coding sequence ATGCTCGGAGCATCTCTCGACATCGCGGCCTATATCGATCGCTTCAAGGCCGAACTCGACAAGCTGGATCAGGCGCAGATCAAGAAGTGGGCCGACCTGGTCTACGAGGCCTACGAAAACGGCAAGTTCGTTTACATTTTCGGAAACGGCGGCAGCGGCTGTAACGCCAGTCACATGGCCGAAGACTTCGGCAAGAGCTCTCTTCGTGAGAAAGACCTGGGAGACGAATCGCTACGTCGCCTGAAGGTTCTCAGTTTGACCGACAACGCCGGCTGGATCATGGCCGTGGGTAACGACATCGGTTACGACCAGATCTTCCTGCAGCAGGTGATGAACTATGGACAGGAAGGGGATGTCGTGCTGGCGATCAGCGGCAGCGGTAACAGCGACAATGTCTTGAAGGCAGTCGACTGGGCCAATCGACATGGGCTCAAGACCTTGGGCCTGACGGGCTACGGCGGCGGTCAACTCCGTGATCTGGCGCACCATAGCTTCCACGTTCCGTTGGATGACATGGGCATGGTCGAAAGCATTCACCTGGCCATTTTTCACTGGGTGCTGAATGACGTCTTTGCCCGCATCAACGATGAAGGCCGCTACGCAAAATGA
- the thrC gene encoding threonine synthase — protein sequence MTTTPAAFQRCISPECGQTYDLSQVLVACPECGDLLDIAYDWDRCAPPQTWKDIEANWAKRINPLNFSGVWRFRSLFPYAADEQIVTLGEGQTLLQQTDHVGKFVGLDPGKLHLQYEGMNPSGSFKDNGMTAAFTHARMVGAKRAACASTGNTSASLAMYCSVTRLMKAVIFIGSGKISYGKLSQALDYGALTLQIAGDFDDAMARVKEVSKDMGIYLVNSVNPFRLEGQKSVMFRVLEALQWEPPDWIVVPGGNLGNSSAFGKAFAELKELGLISRIPRLAVINASGADTLDQLYNNHDVRWNEGHYPREIIGDYYKKMDEEQRKASTLASAIEINRPVNLHKCLRALNDCDGVVRQVSDQEIMDAKSQVGAGGMGCEPASAASVAGAKILREQGIIAPSDRVVCILTGHLLKDPTATVAYHTTDQENFNKVLGSRGVKRATFANRAVAVKNDMDDIVQAIQLYG from the coding sequence GTGACCACGACTCCTGCTGCCTTTCAGCGCTGCATCTCGCCCGAGTGCGGCCAGACGTACGATTTATCCCAAGTTCTCGTTGCCTGTCCTGAGTGCGGCGATTTACTCGATATCGCCTACGATTGGGATCGTTGCGCTCCCCCACAAACGTGGAAAGATATCGAAGCGAACTGGGCCAAGCGAATCAATCCGCTTAACTTCAGCGGCGTCTGGCGTTTTCGTTCACTCTTCCCTTACGCCGCCGACGAGCAGATCGTCACCCTCGGCGAAGGTCAAACGCTGCTGCAACAGACCGACCACGTCGGCAAATTCGTCGGGCTCGATCCTGGCAAGCTGCATCTGCAGTACGAAGGGATGAACCCCAGCGGTAGCTTCAAAGACAACGGCATGACCGCCGCGTTCACGCATGCTCGGATGGTCGGTGCCAAGCGTGCTGCCTGTGCTTCGACCGGTAACACCAGCGCATCGCTGGCCATGTACTGTAGCGTGACCCGCTTGATGAAGGCCGTCATCTTCATCGGTAGTGGAAAGATCTCGTACGGCAAGCTTTCCCAGGCACTCGACTATGGTGCGCTGACGCTGCAAATTGCTGGCGACTTCGACGACGCAATGGCCCGCGTAAAGGAAGTCAGCAAAGACATGGGCATCTACCTGGTCAACAGCGTGAACCCCTTCCGTCTGGAAGGTCAGAAGTCGGTCATGTTCCGCGTGCTGGAAGCTCTGCAATGGGAACCGCCAGATTGGATCGTCGTCCCCGGTGGTAACCTCGGCAACAGCAGCGCGTTTGGCAAAGCCTTTGCTGAACTAAAAGAGCTGGGACTGATCAGCCGCATCCCACGCTTGGCCGTCATTAACGCCAGCGGAGCCGATACGCTCGATCAACTGTATAACAATCACGACGTTCGCTGGAACGAGGGCCACTACCCACGCGAGATTATCGGCGACTATTACAAGAAGATGGACGAAGAACAGCGTAAAGCTTCGACGCTGGCTAGTGCTATCGAGATCAATCGCCCGGTCAACTTGCACAAATGCCTGCGGGCACTCAACGATTGCGACGGTGTCGTGCGTCAAGTTTCTGATCAAGAGATCATGGACGCTAAGAGCCAGGTCGGTGCAGGTGGCATGGGCTGCGAACCAGCCAGTGCCGCGAGTGTTGCCGGCGCGAAGATCCTCCGTGAACAAGGGATCATCGCCCCCAGCGACCGCGTCGTCTGCATCCTGACCGGTCACTTGCTGAAAGACCCCACCGCCACGGTCGCTTATCACACGACCGACCAGGAGAATTTCAACAAAGTTCTCGGCAGCCGTGGCGTCAAACGAGCCACGTTCGCCAACCGAGCTGTCGCCGTGAAGAACGACATGGACGACATCGTTCAGGCCATTCAGCTTTACGGCTAA
- a CDS encoding DUF1559 domain-containing protein encodes MCKASCNSLGRLPRRGFTLVELLVVIAIIGVLIALLLPAVQQAREAARRMQCTNQQKQLALAMHNHHDTYGKLPAGSYNNAAWGRDSYSWYCYILPFIEENAMYEELNLNEKINGGASVRSYARMQLLDAMLCPSDDSKIQEQGVDDWQSALHNYVVCYGDSNFNSGTPWNVVDGYAGKAGMFIPEKAAGLRDCTDGLSNTLLFSEIITPSEEDYWSSMGRTQVAMGAGFTTFLTPNADANDRTNRCHLNLGGALGQKCTQHADWDWGANVVAPRSWHPGGVNVALTDGSVRFVAETVNLTVWRGLGTRSGGEVLAEY; translated from the coding sequence ATGTGCAAAGCCTCTTGCAATTCGTTGGGACGTCTTCCTCGGCGTGGTTTTACTCTGGTCGAACTTCTGGTGGTGATCGCCATCATAGGCGTTTTGATTGCTTTGTTGTTGCCTGCCGTTCAACAGGCTCGCGAAGCCGCTCGCCGCATGCAGTGCACCAACCAACAAAAGCAGCTCGCTTTGGCGATGCACAATCATCACGATACCTACGGTAAGCTTCCAGCGGGTAGCTACAACAATGCCGCTTGGGGACGCGATTCCTACTCGTGGTACTGTTACATCCTGCCGTTCATCGAAGAAAACGCGATGTACGAAGAGCTGAACCTAAACGAAAAAATCAATGGTGGTGCTTCGGTTCGCAGCTACGCTCGGATGCAACTTCTCGATGCGATGCTTTGTCCTTCCGACGACTCCAAGATTCAGGAACAAGGTGTCGACGACTGGCAGAGCGCGTTGCATAACTACGTCGTTTGTTATGGCGACTCGAATTTCAACTCGGGTACGCCTTGGAACGTGGTCGACGGCTACGCTGGTAAGGCCGGTATGTTCATTCCTGAGAAGGCAGCCGGACTGCGTGATTGTACCGACGGTCTTTCCAACACGCTGTTGTTCTCGGAAATCATCACCCCTTCAGAAGAAGACTACTGGAGCAGCATGGGTCGTACGCAAGTGGCCATGGGGGCCGGCTTCACGACCTTCCTGACCCCAAATGCTGATGCGAATGATCGTACCAATCGCTGCCACTTGAACCTGGGTGGTGCGTTGGGACAGAAGTGTACCCAGCATGCCGACTGGGACTGGGGTGCCAACGTCGTTGCTCCACGTAGCTGGCATCCAGGTGGCGTGAACGTGGCCCTGACCGATGGTTCGGTTCGCTTCGTCGCTGAAACGGTCAACCTGACGGTGTGGCGTGGATTGGGTACTCGCAGTGGCGGTGAAGTCCTGGCCGAATACTAA